A portion of the Stigmatella aurantiaca DW4/3-1 genome contains these proteins:
- a CDS encoding diguanylate cyclase — MERRGRGSEQPLVLIIEDDTGVQESLSDLLVSRFAVLTASDADAGMELARERCPDLILLDRFLPSGDGLAVLEALQGDVRTDCVPVIFLTGDADEATLERCLEMGAVDFIHKPASARELLARIDRALRQSEQQHRLRVLAQTDGLTGLANFRSLTLRLEEEFRRALRYQYPLSVVVIDLDHLKAINDGMGHDVGNRAILALSTHLKNNLRESDFAARFGGDEFVALLPHQTAAEAAAFAERIRAGLRNVVVQRSDGRPAPFGLSVSVGIADHSPEAPRENTDALMKAADAALYVAKREGRDRVVVHSTTAAEPHPPPVAQRH, encoded by the coding sequence ATGGAACGGCGCGGCCGGGGCAGTGAGCAGCCCCTTGTCCTCATCATCGAGGACGATACGGGTGTGCAGGAAAGCCTCTCGGATTTGCTCGTGTCGCGATTCGCGGTGCTGACCGCGAGCGACGCGGACGCAGGCATGGAGCTGGCGCGGGAGCGCTGCCCGGATCTCATCCTCCTGGATCGCTTCCTGCCCAGCGGGGATGGGCTGGCGGTGCTGGAGGCCCTTCAGGGCGACGTGCGCACCGACTGTGTGCCGGTCATCTTCCTCACGGGAGACGCCGACGAAGCCACCCTGGAGCGGTGCCTGGAAATGGGAGCCGTGGACTTCATTCACAAGCCCGCAAGCGCGCGGGAATTGCTGGCGCGCATCGACCGGGCCCTGCGCCAGAGCGAGCAGCAGCACCGGCTCCGCGTGCTGGCCCAGACCGATGGGCTCACGGGCCTGGCCAACTTCCGCTCGCTGACGCTGCGCCTGGAGGAGGAGTTCCGGCGCGCGCTGCGCTACCAGTATCCGCTGTCCGTGGTCGTCATCGACCTGGATCACCTCAAGGCCATCAATGATGGGATGGGCCACGATGTGGGCAACCGCGCCATCCTGGCGCTCTCCACCCACCTGAAGAACAACCTGCGCGAGTCGGACTTCGCGGCCCGCTTCGGCGGGGACGAGTTCGTGGCGCTCTTGCCCCACCAGACGGCGGCCGAGGCGGCGGCCTTCGCCGAGCGGATCCGGGCGGGGCTGCGCAACGTCGTCGTGCAGCGCAGCGATGGCCGGCCGGCCCCCTTCGGGCTGAGCGTGAGCGTGGGGATCGCGGACCACTCGCCGGAGGCGCCGCGCGAGAACACGGACGCGCTGATGAAGGCGGCGGACGCGGCACTTTATGTGGCCAAGCGCGAGGGACGGGACCGGGTGGTGGTGCACAGCACCACCGCCGCGGAGCCCCACCCTCCCCCGGTGGCCCAGCGGCACTGA
- a CDS encoding tetratricopeptide repeat protein: protein MYNLLISLGVGIAIALGVKLAGFPLWAGLVPGVLAFIGAFILLARRVAQRIQGLMESVQKEFQGQPTTQKEALQRVERAVKTLEQGLVYEKWQIMVGPELHAQIGMLKYMAKDLEGARTHFAKASARNAMAKAMEGALHYQRKDYVAMESAFEAAVKAGKKESLMWAAYAWCLMQLKEKDKALRVLARGVETNPSDEKLKSSLTQLQNDKRLKMKPYEPTWWQFGLETPPMPTLGGGGGRRVQFTTRR from the coding sequence ATGTACAACCTCCTCATTTCCCTGGGCGTCGGCATCGCGATCGCACTGGGCGTTAAATTGGCCGGGTTCCCCCTCTGGGCCGGCCTTGTCCCGGGCGTCCTGGCCTTCATTGGCGCCTTCATCCTCCTGGCACGCCGGGTGGCCCAACGCATCCAGGGCCTCATGGAATCTGTTCAAAAGGAGTTCCAGGGACAGCCCACCACCCAGAAGGAAGCCCTCCAGCGCGTGGAGCGGGCGGTGAAGACCCTGGAGCAGGGGCTCGTCTACGAGAAGTGGCAGATCATGGTCGGCCCGGAGCTTCACGCCCAGATCGGCATGCTCAAGTACATGGCCAAGGACCTGGAGGGCGCCCGCACGCACTTCGCCAAGGCCAGCGCGCGCAACGCCATGGCCAAGGCCATGGAGGGCGCCCTGCACTACCAGCGCAAGGACTACGTCGCCATGGAGTCCGCCTTCGAGGCCGCGGTGAAGGCCGGTAAGAAGGAGTCGCTCATGTGGGCGGCCTACGCCTGGTGTCTGATGCAGCTCAAGGAGAAGGACAAGGCCCTGCGGGTGCTCGCCCGGGGCGTGGAGACCAACCCCTCCGATGAGAAGCTCAAGTCCAGCCTCACCCAACTCCAGAACGACAAGCGGCTCAAGATGAAGCCTTACGAGCCCACCTGGTGGCAGTTCGGCCTGGAGACTCCCCCCATGCCCACGCTCGGCGGGGGCGGCGGACGGCGAGTTCAGTTCACTACCCGACGCTAG
- a CDS encoding response regulator produces MKVLLVEDDPNLREGMGELLSELAEVRMVGQVREALAALREERFELVLTDLRISGDAQGGRTIVEAAQKQQQPVAIVSAAAAEEMTKLLLPFHADAMLSKPFQLEDILALVERFLALRTEAERWAKAPPPAGSAWAEVATGVQVAPAPPAQVPGSPTWVRMQAGASHAWAIRQSGEGILLVEGDVEVGGERRPAPHYFFLSAGGPREVHTGAGCLAVSLAWNR; encoded by the coding sequence ATGAAGGTGCTGCTGGTCGAGGATGACCCCAACCTGCGCGAAGGCATGGGCGAGTTGCTGTCCGAGCTGGCCGAGGTGCGCATGGTGGGGCAGGTGAGGGAGGCCCTGGCGGCCCTGAGGGAGGAGCGCTTCGAACTGGTGCTGACGGACCTGCGCATCTCGGGTGACGCGCAGGGGGGCCGCACCATCGTGGAGGCCGCCCAGAAGCAGCAGCAGCCGGTGGCCATCGTCAGCGCGGCCGCCGCCGAGGAGATGACGAAGCTTCTGCTCCCCTTCCATGCGGACGCGATGTTGAGCAAGCCCTTCCAGCTGGAGGACATCCTGGCGCTCGTCGAGCGCTTCCTCGCCCTGCGCACCGAGGCGGAGCGGTGGGCGAAGGCGCCCCCCCCGGCCGGGTCCGCCTGGGCCGAGGTGGCCACGGGGGTGCAGGTGGCGCCTGCCCCGCCGGCCCAGGTCCCGGGGAGCCCCACCTGGGTGCGGATGCAGGCCGGCGCGAGCCATGCCTGGGCGATCCGCCAGAGCGGCGAGGGCATCCTGCTCGTCGAGGGGGACGTTGAAGTGGGCGGCGAGCGCAGGCCCGCCCCTCATTATTTCTTCCTGTCCGCCGGAGGGCCCCGCGAGGTGCACACGGGGGCGGGGTGCCTGGCCGTCTCGCTGGCGTGGAACCGGTGA
- a CDS encoding RsmB/NOP family class I SAM-dependent RNA methyltransferase — protein MLWPTPMDPALMGRPSRRAATAAIEAHVAVLRGEPLKASLATALREAEGLGGQERRFAALAVRELSRHQRLLDAAARALGHPPGKVGLTEDQALVRYALWRRIFCGEGWARIGPEVRLPGPVRPRTIKDDLLAGVVEKPLPDMPLPESATERLAMRYSFPTWLVERLAALHTPPILEALLAALDEEPALHFRVRPSGTRDEVLARLTEEGVAAEAVALAPDAVRIADSSHRVFETRAMKTGRLQVQDVGSQLIAEVCRPPGGSLEGRTVADVCAGAGGKTLALADMVGSAGRVLAGDRSRRRLAQARERVRELSVRNVAFPHPLPLSEADVLLVDAPCSGTGSLGREPDQKWKLTAKAISEFQATQLTLLEEVGREARPGALIVYATCSLLPEENDEVVRGFLAKAPGFTLEPVAPVLGAERAEALCDGPFLRPIPPRVPGGGFFAARLRKSEG, from the coding sequence ATGCTCTGGCCCACACCCATGGATCCGGCCCTGATGGGCCGTCCCTCGCGCCGTGCCGCCACGGCCGCCATCGAGGCGCACGTCGCAGTGCTTCGCGGGGAGCCGCTCAAGGCCTCCCTGGCCACGGCGCTGCGGGAGGCGGAGGGGTTGGGCGGGCAGGAGCGCCGCTTCGCGGCCCTGGCCGTCCGGGAGCTGTCGCGCCACCAGCGGTTGCTGGATGCCGCGGCCCGGGCGCTCGGACACCCGCCCGGGAAGGTGGGGCTCACCGAGGATCAGGCCTTGGTCCGGTACGCGCTCTGGCGGCGGATCTTCTGTGGGGAGGGGTGGGCTCGCATTGGCCCGGAGGTGCGGCTGCCAGGCCCGGTGCGGCCCCGCACCATTAAAGACGACCTGCTGGCGGGCGTGGTGGAGAAGCCCCTGCCGGACATGCCCCTGCCCGAGTCGGCCACCGAGCGCCTGGCGATGCGCTACTCGTTCCCCACCTGGCTGGTGGAGCGGCTGGCGGCCCTGCACACGCCGCCCATCCTGGAGGCGTTGCTCGCCGCGCTGGACGAGGAGCCGGCGCTGCACTTCCGGGTCCGCCCCTCGGGGACGCGGGACGAGGTGCTCGCGCGGCTGACGGAGGAGGGCGTGGCGGCCGAGGCGGTGGCGCTGGCGCCGGACGCGGTGCGCATCGCGGACAGCAGCCACCGGGTTTTCGAGACACGGGCGATGAAGACGGGGCGCCTCCAGGTCCAGGACGTGGGCAGCCAGCTCATCGCCGAGGTCTGCCGTCCTCCGGGCGGTTCGCTGGAGGGCCGCACGGTGGCGGACGTGTGCGCGGGGGCGGGGGGCAAGACGCTGGCGCTGGCGGACATGGTGGGCAGCGCCGGGCGGGTGCTGGCCGGGGATCGCTCGCGGCGGCGGCTGGCGCAGGCCCGGGAGCGGGTCCGGGAACTGTCGGTGCGCAACGTGGCCTTTCCCCACCCCTTGCCGCTGAGCGAGGCGGACGTGTTGCTGGTGGACGCGCCGTGCAGTGGCACGGGCTCGCTGGGGCGCGAGCCGGATCAGAAGTGGAAGCTCACCGCGAAGGCCATCTCCGAGTTCCAGGCCACCCAGCTGACGCTCCTGGAGGAAGTGGGGCGGGAGGCCCGGCCCGGAGCGCTCATCGTCTACGCGACGTGCTCGCTGCTGCCCGAGGAGAACGACGAGGTGGTGCGGGGCTTTCTGGCGAAGGCGCCGGGCTTCACCTTGGAGCCGGTGGCGCCGGTGCTGGGCGCGGAGCGGGCCGAGGCGCTGTGTGACGGCCCCTTCCTGCGGCCCATTCCTCCGCGGGTGCCAGGGGGCGGCTTCTTCGCCGCGCGCCTGCGCAAGTCCGAGGGTTGA
- a CDS encoding class I fructose-bisphosphate aldolase → MAYTDRVKQILSWYPSDNPGTLTNLARLLNTGALAGTGKLVILPVDQGFEHGPARSFGPNVAGYDPDYHAQLAIETGCSAYAAPLGFLEAIAGKLAGEIPLILKVNNSDTLAKVPNPISAVTSSVKDAVRLGCAAVGYTIYPGSGARNEQYQDLRDIIAEAKSYGLPTVLWAYARGAISKEGETGIDVIAYAAHISAQLGAHIIKVKPPTDFIEQPEAKKAFEKAGIATKTLADRVREVVRSSFNGKRIVIFSGGESKSTPELLEDIKQIHQGGGFGSIMGRNAFQRPHDESVKLLKDVMGIFAGK, encoded by the coding sequence ATGGCCTACACTGATCGCGTCAAGCAGATCCTCTCGTGGTACCCATCCGACAACCCGGGCACCCTCACCAACCTGGCCCGCCTGCTGAACACCGGCGCGCTCGCCGGCACCGGCAAGCTGGTCATCCTGCCCGTGGATCAGGGCTTCGAGCACGGTCCGGCGCGCTCCTTCGGCCCCAACGTGGCCGGGTATGATCCCGACTACCACGCCCAGCTCGCCATCGAGACGGGTTGCAGCGCCTACGCGGCGCCGCTCGGCTTCCTGGAGGCCATCGCCGGCAAGCTCGCCGGTGAAATTCCCCTCATCCTCAAGGTGAACAACTCGGACACCCTGGCCAAGGTGCCCAACCCCATCTCCGCCGTGACGTCCTCCGTGAAGGACGCCGTGCGGCTGGGCTGCGCCGCCGTGGGCTACACCATCTACCCCGGCTCCGGGGCGCGCAATGAGCAGTACCAGGACCTGCGCGACATCATCGCCGAGGCCAAGTCCTACGGCCTGCCCACCGTGCTCTGGGCCTACGCGCGCGGCGCCATCTCCAAGGAGGGCGAGACGGGCATTGACGTGATTGCCTACGCCGCGCACATCAGCGCCCAGCTCGGCGCCCACATCATCAAGGTGAAGCCCCCCACGGACTTCATCGAGCAGCCCGAGGCCAAGAAGGCCTTCGAGAAGGCCGGCATCGCCACCAAGACGCTGGCCGATCGCGTGCGCGAGGTGGTGCGCTCGTCCTTCAACGGCAAGCGCATCGTCATCTTCTCGGGCGGCGAGTCCAAGAGCACGCCGGAGCTGCTCGAGGACATCAAGCAGATCCACCAGGGCGGCGGCTTCGGATCCATCATGGGCCGCAACGCCTTCCAGCGTCCGCACGACGAGTCCGTCAAGCTGCTCAAGGACGTGATGGGCATCTTCGCCGGCAAGTAG
- a CDS encoding TolC family protein: MKHTVLAHLVGMGLALSASAAKAQGAPAVSPGTSAPVPGTSAPVPGQPSGPAAPGPATPLVDVPARAPEVGTPGQPLAPTPPGAQLPGVPASPEQPLLQGKPITLAVLVARARQQDARVEESEAELRRLQSLQRQAHWAWFPKFETVLGFGGPIPEARNDGLGGPPTTEATLEGDFNFGELGVTFRAEVNALLPLFTFGKLTALEKAGDQGPIIGRALRERARAEAGFQAAQAFYGYQLARSGLAQLDDTEKRLDDAAKRINALLEEESAQVSKLDTYKVNFFRQVVISRRSEARQGRALALEAIRLLAGSKPDEPLEIAAVDLPLEEEFNPPTLEEALALAEQRRPELVAIQAGVTAREQEVLIRERSFYPDLGLVGFAKFAYTTNTTVQRSPFAYDPYNERTAGIGLAMRGTFDIPVKKAQLEQARAELDKLKAQQRLLQAGLRLEVTKTHGELVAALERARSATEAEKNARRWATAAYAAFDLGTGDTRELVDAFTALAQGSADKAKSWFDVRLGIAALERVTAAPPAPGE, from the coding sequence GTGAAACACACAGTTCTGGCACATCTCGTGGGGATGGGACTGGCGCTCTCCGCCAGCGCGGCGAAGGCACAGGGCGCCCCCGCGGTCTCCCCGGGGACTTCCGCGCCCGTCCCCGGTACGTCCGCCCCCGTTCCCGGGCAGCCCAGCGGCCCAGCGGCGCCGGGCCCGGCGACTCCCTTGGTGGATGTGCCCGCGAGGGCTCCCGAGGTGGGCACGCCAGGGCAGCCTCTGGCCCCCACCCCCCCGGGCGCGCAGCTGCCGGGAGTGCCCGCGAGCCCGGAGCAACCGCTTCTCCAGGGAAAGCCGATCACCTTGGCGGTGCTGGTGGCGCGGGCGCGTCAGCAGGACGCCCGCGTGGAAGAGTCCGAGGCGGAGCTGCGGCGGTTGCAGTCCCTCCAGCGGCAGGCCCACTGGGCCTGGTTCCCGAAGTTCGAGACCGTGCTCGGTTTCGGAGGCCCCATCCCCGAGGCGCGCAACGATGGGTTGGGAGGCCCTCCAACGACGGAGGCCACCCTGGAAGGAGACTTCAACTTCGGAGAGCTGGGCGTGACGTTCCGCGCGGAGGTCAACGCCCTGTTGCCGCTGTTCACCTTCGGCAAGCTCACGGCGCTGGAGAAGGCGGGAGACCAGGGGCCCATCATCGGCCGGGCGCTCCGGGAGCGGGCCCGGGCCGAGGCGGGCTTCCAGGCGGCACAGGCCTTCTATGGATACCAGCTGGCGCGCTCGGGGCTGGCCCAGCTCGATGACACCGAGAAGCGCTTGGATGACGCGGCCAAGCGCATCAACGCCCTGCTGGAGGAAGAGTCCGCGCAGGTGTCCAAGCTGGACACGTACAAGGTGAACTTCTTCCGGCAGGTGGTCATCTCACGCCGCAGCGAGGCGCGGCAGGGCAGGGCGCTCGCGCTGGAGGCCATCCGCCTGCTGGCGGGAAGCAAGCCGGACGAGCCGCTGGAGATCGCCGCGGTGGATCTGCCGCTGGAGGAGGAGTTCAATCCTCCCACCTTGGAGGAGGCGCTGGCGCTGGCCGAGCAGCGCCGGCCCGAGTTGGTGGCGATCCAGGCGGGCGTCACGGCGCGGGAGCAGGAAGTCCTCATCCGCGAGCGCAGCTTCTACCCGGACCTGGGGCTCGTGGGTTTCGCGAAGTTCGCGTACACCACCAACACCACCGTCCAGCGCTCGCCCTTTGCCTATGATCCCTACAACGAGCGCACCGCGGGCATCGGCCTCGCCATGCGGGGCACCTTCGACATCCCCGTGAAGAAGGCGCAGCTGGAGCAGGCCCGCGCCGAGCTGGACAAGCTCAAGGCCCAGCAGCGGCTGTTGCAGGCGGGTCTGCGCCTGGAGGTGACCAAGACGCATGGCGAGCTGGTGGCGGCCCTGGAGCGCGCCCGGTCCGCGACCGAGGCCGAGAAGAACGCGCGGCGCTGGGCCACCGCGGCCTACGCCGCCTTTGATCTCGGCACGGGGGACACCCGTGAACTGGTGGACGCATTCACCGCGCTTGCTCAGGGATCGGCCGACAAAGCGAAGAGCTGGTTTGACGTCCGCCTGGGAATCGCGGCGTTGGAGCGGGTGACCGCCGCACCGCCCGCCCCGGGTGAATAA
- a CDS encoding MlaC/ttg2D family ABC transporter substrate-binding protein, whose amino-acid sequence MIASLLTATLLAAAPGPLDVVKSGNADVQKAASAPGATVEQLATVVEKFVDFEELSKRALGKNWDTLNATQRKDFTETMKGLLRASYAQKAIGQAQADVKYGKETIEGDEATVDTTLTVKKDQVPVGYKLYKAAGKGNWRIYDVVTDDVSLVETYRGQFRKLLADKGFDGLLSTLKAKRAQLEKSSASTAAPAPGGVGAKAQATSTSQTAPAAKVQKQ is encoded by the coding sequence ATGATTGCTTCCCTTCTTACCGCCACGCTGCTTGCCGCCGCGCCGGGACCCCTGGATGTGGTCAAGTCCGGCAACGCGGATGTTCAGAAGGCCGCCTCGGCGCCCGGAGCCACCGTCGAGCAACTGGCTACTGTCGTCGAGAAGTTTGTCGACTTCGAGGAACTCTCGAAGCGAGCCCTCGGCAAGAACTGGGACACGCTCAACGCCACGCAGCGCAAGGACTTCACGGAAACCATGAAGGGCCTGCTGCGGGCCTCCTACGCCCAGAAGGCCATCGGACAGGCCCAGGCGGACGTGAAGTACGGCAAGGAGACCATCGAGGGCGACGAAGCCACCGTCGACACCACGTTGACCGTGAAAAAGGATCAGGTTCCGGTCGGCTACAAGCTCTACAAGGCGGCAGGCAAGGGGAACTGGCGCATCTACGACGTCGTCACCGACGATGTGTCCCTGGTGGAGACGTACCGGGGCCAGTTCCGCAAGCTGCTCGCCGACAAGGGCTTCGATGGCCTGCTGTCTACCCTGAAGGCCAAGCGGGCACAGCTGGAGAAGTCGTCGGCCAGCACGGCGGCGCCCGCCCCGGGCGGTGTGGGCGCGAAGGCCCAGGCCACCAGCACCAGCCAGACGGCGCCGGCGGCCAAGGTTCAGAAGCAGTAG
- a CDS encoding NAD-dependent epimerase/dehydratase family protein — translation MHFLLTGGTGFIGQRLARRIIERGDTLTVLVRSTSKRGPLEALGVRFAEGDLLTGQGLTEAVAGVDCVLHLAGVTKARTEEGYFQGNAEGTRRLARALAALPKPPRLVFCSSLAAAGPSVPGQPRREEETPAPVSRYGRSKLGGEAAVREFSDRVPSVIVRPPIVYGPGDQEFLPALLPMARLGLVLKSGFGPKHYSLIHVDDLCTALLAAAERGQTLRQDAPEAGVYMVSDGSEYRWEDFCVTLAEALGRAPPTVLPVPEAISYVVGLGSELAARVRGTIPMLSRDKVREMRCAAWTCSTERATKELGFTPVIPLAQGLQSALAAPK, via the coding sequence GTGCACTTTCTCCTCACGGGTGGTACCGGATTCATTGGACAGCGGCTCGCCCGCCGCATCATCGAGCGCGGCGACACGCTGACCGTGCTCGTGCGCAGCACCTCCAAGCGCGGGCCCCTGGAGGCGCTGGGTGTCCGCTTCGCCGAGGGGGATTTGCTCACGGGCCAGGGGCTCACCGAGGCCGTGGCCGGCGTGGACTGCGTGCTCCACCTGGCGGGCGTCACCAAGGCCCGGACCGAGGAGGGTTACTTCCAGGGCAACGCCGAGGGCACCCGGCGGCTGGCCCGGGCCCTGGCGGCGCTGCCCAAGCCTCCCCGGCTCGTCTTCTGCTCGTCGCTGGCGGCCGCGGGCCCCTCCGTCCCAGGCCAGCCCCGGCGGGAAGAGGAGACTCCCGCGCCGGTGTCCCGCTACGGCCGCAGCAAGCTGGGGGGCGAGGCCGCGGTGCGCGAGTTCTCGGACCGGGTTCCTTCGGTCATCGTCCGCCCGCCCATCGTCTACGGGCCGGGCGATCAGGAGTTCCTCCCCGCCCTGCTGCCCATGGCGCGGCTGGGGCTGGTGCTCAAGAGCGGCTTTGGCCCGAAGCACTACTCGCTCATCCACGTGGATGATCTCTGCACGGCGCTGCTCGCCGCGGCCGAGCGAGGCCAGACGCTGCGCCAGGACGCTCCCGAGGCGGGCGTCTACATGGTGTCGGACGGCTCGGAGTACCGGTGGGAAGACTTCTGCGTGACGCTCGCGGAGGCCCTGGGGCGGGCGCCGCCCACGGTGCTGCCGGTGCCCGAGGCAATCAGCTACGTGGTGGGCTTGGGCTCGGAGCTGGCCGCGCGCGTACGGGGCACGATCCCCATGCTCAGCCGCGACAAGGTCCGCGAGATGCGGTGCGCGGCGTGGACCTGCTCCACGGAGCGGGCGACGAAAGAGCTGGGCTTCACCCCCGTCATCCCGCTCGCCCAGGGACTTCAGAGCGCCCTGGCCGCCCCGAAGTGA